In Choloepus didactylus isolate mChoDid1 chromosome 18, mChoDid1.pri, whole genome shotgun sequence, a single genomic region encodes these proteins:
- the MAP2K6 gene encoding dual specificity mitogen-activated protein kinase kinase 6 isoform X1 encodes MSQSKGKKRNPGLKIPKEAFEQPQTSSTPPRDLDSKACISIGNQNFEVKADDLEPIMELGRGAYGVVEKMRHVPSGQIMAVKRIRATVNSQEQKRLLMDLDISMRTVDCPFTVTFYGALFREGDVWICMELMDTSLDKFYKQVIDKGQTIPEDILGKIAVSIVKALEHLHSKLSVIHRDVKPSNVLINILGQVKMCDFGISGYLVDSVAKTIDAGCKPYMAPERINPELNQKGYSVKSDIWSLGITMIELAILRFPYDSWGTPFQQLKQVVEEPSPQLPADKFSAEFVDFTSQCLKKNSKERPTYPELMQHPFFTLHESKATDVASFVKLILGD; translated from the exons GCCCCCTCGAGATTTAGACTCCAAGGCTTGCATTTCTATTGGAAATCAG AACTTTGAGGTGAAGGCTGATGACCTGGAGCCTATAATGGAGCTGGGACGAGGTGCGTACGGGGTGGTGGAGAAGATGCGGCACGTGCCCAGCGGGCAGATCATGGCGGTCAAG CGGATCCGGGCAACAGTAAATAGCCAGGAGCAAAAAAGGCTACTGATGGATTTGGATATTTCCATGAGGACAGTGGACTGTCCTTTCACAGTCACCTTTTATGGCGCACTCTTCCGGGAG GGAGATGTGTGGATCTGCATGGAGCTCATGGACACATCATTAGATAAATTCTACAAGCAAGTAATTGATAAAGGCCAGACAATTCCGGAGGACATCCTGGGGAAAATAGCAGTGTCT ATTGTAAAGGCATTAGAACATTTACACAGTAAGCTCTCTGTCATTCATCGAG ACGTCAAGCCTTCAAACGTGCTGATCAATATTCTGGGCCAGGTGAAGATGTGCGATTTTGGAATCAGTGGCTACCTTGTGGACTCTGTTGCTAAAACTATTGACGCAGGATGCAAACCGTATATGGCT CCTGAAAGAATAAACCCAGAACTCAACCAGAAGGGATACAGTGTGAAGTCTGACATCTGGAGTCTGGGTATCACAATG ATTGAGTTGGCCATCCTTCGGTTTCCCTATGATTCATGGGGAACTCCCTTTCAGCAGCTCAAGCAGGTGGTAGAGGAACCATCACCACAACTCCCGGCAGACAAGTTCTCAGCAGAGTTTGTCGACTTTACCTCACAGTG cttgaAGAAGAATTCCAAAGAACGGCCAACATATCCTGAGCTAATG caACATCCATTTTTCACCCTACACGAATCCAAAGCAACAGATGTGGCATCTTTTGTAAAACTGATTCTTGGAgactaa
- the MAP2K6 gene encoding dual specificity mitogen-activated protein kinase kinase 6 isoform X2 — MELGRGAYGVVEKMRHVPSGQIMAVKRIRATVNSQEQKRLLMDLDISMRTVDCPFTVTFYGALFREGDVWICMELMDTSLDKFYKQVIDKGQTIPEDILGKIAVSIVKALEHLHSKLSVIHRDVKPSNVLINILGQVKMCDFGISGYLVDSVAKTIDAGCKPYMAPERINPELNQKGYSVKSDIWSLGITMIELAILRFPYDSWGTPFQQLKQVVEEPSPQLPADKFSAEFVDFTSQCLKKNSKERPTYPELMQHPFFTLHESKATDVASFVKLILGD; from the exons ATGGAGCTGGGACGAGGTGCGTACGGGGTGGTGGAGAAGATGCGGCACGTGCCCAGCGGGCAGATCATGGCGGTCAAG CGGATCCGGGCAACAGTAAATAGCCAGGAGCAAAAAAGGCTACTGATGGATTTGGATATTTCCATGAGGACAGTGGACTGTCCTTTCACAGTCACCTTTTATGGCGCACTCTTCCGGGAG GGAGATGTGTGGATCTGCATGGAGCTCATGGACACATCATTAGATAAATTCTACAAGCAAGTAATTGATAAAGGCCAGACAATTCCGGAGGACATCCTGGGGAAAATAGCAGTGTCT ATTGTAAAGGCATTAGAACATTTACACAGTAAGCTCTCTGTCATTCATCGAG ACGTCAAGCCTTCAAACGTGCTGATCAATATTCTGGGCCAGGTGAAGATGTGCGATTTTGGAATCAGTGGCTACCTTGTGGACTCTGTTGCTAAAACTATTGACGCAGGATGCAAACCGTATATGGCT CCTGAAAGAATAAACCCAGAACTCAACCAGAAGGGATACAGTGTGAAGTCTGACATCTGGAGTCTGGGTATCACAATG ATTGAGTTGGCCATCCTTCGGTTTCCCTATGATTCATGGGGAACTCCCTTTCAGCAGCTCAAGCAGGTGGTAGAGGAACCATCACCACAACTCCCGGCAGACAAGTTCTCAGCAGAGTTTGTCGACTTTACCTCACAGTG cttgaAGAAGAATTCCAAAGAACGGCCAACATATCCTGAGCTAATG caACATCCATTTTTCACCCTACACGAATCCAAAGCAACAGATGTGGCATCTTTTGTAAAACTGATTCTTGGAgactaa